The Pseudanabaena galeata CCNP1313 genome includes a region encoding these proteins:
- a CDS encoding peptidoglycan recognition protein family protein: MQSPKLAAISVFSLTLSISIVSIEQFRIKAIAKVPQPTPQLAPVFGCELLPSTNPPNPSPPAKLTDVPITLERFRRLLPNSTNSDATPKLINYTPKEEIALADASNYGDRYLKDLDGNPANLPPIIVLHETRESAESIISYFQEFHSDGNDQASYHTLIKIDGTIVYIVPPDKRAFGSGNSVFVTPLSQEAVQTNPKYASSVNNFAYHVSLETPVDVPPNVYFHSGYTNAQYQSLAWLVAKTSIPLERITTNGTVARSRFRIDPRSFNSFLFRKFLSAYPKTQEIAIGCSPAQ; encoded by the coding sequence ATGCAAAGCCCAAAATTAGCCGCAATTTCTGTCTTTTCGCTGACTTTATCAATCTCCATCGTTAGCATTGAACAATTCAGAATTAAGGCGATTGCTAAAGTTCCACAGCCAACCCCTCAACTTGCTCCAGTATTTGGTTGTGAGTTACTGCCATCTACAAATCCGCCAAATCCATCTCCACCCGCGAAATTAACGGATGTTCCCATCACCCTAGAGCGATTTCGACGGCTTTTACCCAATTCTACTAATAGCGATGCCACGCCAAAGTTAATTAACTATACTCCTAAAGAAGAAATCGCCTTAGCAGATGCTTCTAACTATGGCGATCGCTATCTCAAAGATCTGGATGGTAATCCTGCAAATCTCCCCCCAATTATTGTGTTGCATGAAACTAGAGAGTCGGCGGAAAGCATTATTAGTTATTTCCAAGAGTTCCATTCCGATGGAAATGATCAAGCAAGCTATCATACTTTAATCAAAATTGATGGGACAATTGTCTACATCGTGCCACCCGATAAACGAGCTTTTGGTTCAGGTAATTCCGTATTTGTCACTCCATTATCACAAGAAGCTGTACAGACCAATCCTAAGTATGCTAGTTCTGTAAATAACTTCGCTTACCATGTTTCCCTAGAAACGCCTGTGGATGTGCCGCCCAATGTCTATTTCCATAGCGGCTATACAAACGCTCAATATCAGTCTCTAGCATGGTTAGTCGCTAAAACTAGCATACCGCTAGAACGTATTACCACTAATGGAACAGTGGCTCGCTCCCGTTTCCGCATTGATCCTCGCAGTTTCAATTCTTTTCTATTCCGTAAATTTCTAAGTGCATACCCTAAGACTCAAGAGATCGCTATTGGCTGTAGTCCAGCACAGTAA
- the typA gene encoding translational GTPase TypA has translation MSLPIRNVAIIAHVDHGKTTLVDALLRQSGAFREGEALVECVMDSNDLERERGITILSKNTAVKYKDTLINIVDTPGHADFGGEVERVLGMVEGCLLIVDANEGPMPQTRFVLKKALEKGLRPMVVINKIDREFADPHVAVSKVLDLFLELGADDDQCDFPYLFASGMGGFAKEKLEDSSVDMKPLFEGILHHVSPPVGNPDKPLQLQVTTLDYSEYLGRIVIGKIHNGTITSGQQAALITEDGSIVKGKITKLLGFDGLKRVEMQTSSAGNIVAVSGFATANIGETITCPNEPQALPMIKVDEPTLQMTFCVNDSPFVGQEGKLVTTRQVRDRLLRELETNVALRVTEDPESPDRFAVAGRGELHLGILIETMRREGYEFQVTQPQVIYREINGQKCEPYECLVLDVPEDAVGGCIERLGQRRAEMIDMQMSGTGRSQLEFVVPARGLIGFRGDFMRATRGAGIMNHSFLDYRPAAGDISARRNGVLISFEEGVATEFSLKNAEDRGVFFIKPGTKVYKGMIIGENNRPQDMELNVCKSKQLTNMRAAGADDIVQLQAPIEMSLERALEYIGPDEILEVTPESIRLRKLTKKFAKR, from the coding sequence ATGTCTCTCCCTATTCGTAATGTCGCCATCATCGCCCACGTCGATCACGGCAAAACCACTTTAGTTGACGCACTCCTCAGACAGTCTGGCGCTTTTCGCGAAGGAGAAGCCCTTGTCGAATGCGTGATGGACTCCAACGACTTAGAGCGTGAGCGCGGTATTACCATCCTTTCCAAAAATACTGCCGTCAAATACAAAGATACGCTGATCAATATCGTGGATACCCCCGGACACGCTGACTTTGGCGGTGAAGTTGAGCGCGTGCTTGGCATGGTAGAAGGTTGTCTGCTCATCGTTGATGCCAACGAAGGCCCCATGCCCCAAACTCGCTTTGTGTTGAAAAAAGCGCTAGAAAAAGGCTTGCGTCCAATGGTCGTCATCAACAAGATCGATCGCGAATTTGCCGATCCTCACGTAGCTGTTAGTAAAGTCCTCGATCTGTTCCTCGAACTCGGCGCAGATGATGACCAGTGCGATTTCCCTTATCTATTTGCTTCAGGAATGGGAGGCTTTGCCAAAGAAAAACTAGAAGACTCCAGTGTCGATATGAAGCCTCTATTTGAAGGGATCTTGCACCACGTATCTCCACCCGTTGGTAATCCTGACAAGCCTTTGCAATTGCAAGTTACCACCCTTGACTATTCCGAATATCTCGGTCGGATTGTCATCGGCAAAATTCACAACGGTACGATTACCTCTGGACAGCAAGCAGCTCTCATCACTGAAGATGGCTCAATCGTCAAAGGTAAAATCACCAAACTCCTAGGATTTGATGGTTTAAAACGAGTAGAGATGCAAACCTCATCCGCAGGTAATATCGTTGCTGTTTCAGGTTTTGCAACCGCGAATATCGGTGAAACCATTACCTGCCCTAACGAGCCTCAAGCTTTGCCAATGATCAAGGTGGATGAACCCACTTTGCAGATGACTTTCTGTGTTAATGACTCGCCCTTCGTTGGTCAAGAAGGCAAGCTGGTTACAACTCGTCAAGTCCGCGATCGCCTATTGCGTGAACTCGAAACCAACGTCGCTTTGCGTGTTACCGAAGATCCCGAATCTCCCGATCGCTTTGCGGTAGCAGGACGTGGTGAGTTGCACTTGGGTATTTTGATTGAAACCATGCGCCGTGAAGGTTATGAGTTCCAAGTTACCCAACCTCAAGTTATTTACCGCGAAATCAACGGTCAAAAATGTGAGCCTTACGAATGTCTAGTCCTTGACGTTCCTGAAGATGCGGTTGGTGGATGTATTGAACGTCTCGGTCAACGTCGTGCCGAAATGATCGACATGCAAATGTCTGGTACTGGTCGTTCTCAGTTAGAGTTTGTCGTTCCAGCCCGTGGCTTGATCGGCTTCCGTGGTGATTTCATGCGGGCTACTCGCGGTGCTGGCATCATGAACCATAGCTTCCTCGATTACCGTCCTGCCGCAGGTGACATTAGCGCCCGACGCAATGGTGTATTGATTTCCTTTGAAGAAGGTGTAGCTACAGAATTCTCCTTGAAGAATGCTGAAGACCGTGGTGTGTTCTTTATTAAACCAGGTACTAAGGTTTATAAGGGCATGATCATTGGTGAAAACAATCGTCCTCAAGATATGGAGCTAAACGTCTGTAAGAGCAAACAGCTCACCAACATGCGTGCGGCTGGTGCTGATGACATTGTGCAGTTGCAAGCACCGATCGAGATGAGTCTCGAACGAGCCTTGGAATACATTGGTCCTGACGAAATCCTTGAGGTTACGCCCGAATCAATTCGTTTACGCAAGCTAACCAAAAAATTTGCGAAGCGCTAA
- a CDS encoding Npun_R2479 family HD domain-containing metalloprotein: MFNATELLIGNFVEQLKLGYRRTYGGYLHDYEDIIGWAGNMALENIANSDALYHNVEHTILVTLVGQEILRGKHIREGRVSPEDWLHYIISLVCHDIGYVKGVCLQDGNGKFATGLGDSMVELPAGASDAGLTPYHVDRAKLFVNQRFANHSLIKAEKICRNIELTRFPVPKTGDHQDTTHFAGLVRSADLIGQLSDPRYLKKIGALFYEFEETGVNAALGYAHPGDLRRNYPKFYWTSVYPFVKDALYYLSLTQQGQEIVAHLYSNVFVVEHEKPEYQL; this comes from the coding sequence ATGTTTAATGCAACTGAACTCCTAATAGGTAACTTTGTTGAACAACTAAAGCTAGGATATCGCCGTACCTATGGTGGCTATCTACATGATTATGAAGATATCATTGGCTGGGCTGGCAACATGGCTCTGGAAAATATAGCCAATAGCGATGCGCTCTACCATAATGTCGAACATACGATCTTAGTAACATTAGTTGGGCAAGAAATTTTACGTGGTAAGCACATTCGCGAAGGTCGAGTCTCGCCTGAAGATTGGTTACATTACATTATTTCGCTTGTCTGTCATGATATTGGCTATGTCAAAGGTGTTTGCCTTCAGGATGGTAATGGCAAGTTTGCCACAGGACTTGGTGATTCGATGGTGGAGTTACCCGCAGGAGCTTCCGACGCAGGGCTAACGCCATATCATGTCGATCGCGCTAAGTTATTTGTAAATCAACGCTTTGCCAATCACTCTTTGATTAAAGCTGAGAAAATTTGCCGCAATATTGAACTGACGCGATTTCCTGTACCTAAAACTGGAGACCATCAAGACACAACACATTTTGCAGGACTAGTGCGATCCGCCGATTTGATCGGACAACTGAGCGATCCGCGCTATCTAAAGAAAATAGGTGCGTTATTCTATGAATTTGAAGAAACTGGCGTAAACGCAGCGCTCGGATATGCCCACCCTGGGGATTTACGGCGAAACTATCCTAAATTCTATTGGACAAGCGTATACCCATTCGTCAAAGATGCTCTGTACTATTTGTCGCTGACACAGCAAGGTCAAGAGATTGTGGCTCATCTCTATTCCAATGTGTTTGTAGTTGAACATGAAAAGCCAGAGTATCAACTATGA
- a CDS encoding J domain-containing protein: MHLSECYRLLGVPRNATLDDIKVAYRRLARKYHPDVNQNDPTATDKFRLVQEAYKMLKDSDKEDLTKELFAKKAATNTSPSQSAPPPPKATPPIKPQPHPKIKIEVKQVNNQVDPINSDPELKLKLDMLRRVQDLLKQKKYVVAIAVVEGMSERFPNSPEVIHWKAVTYHRWSSELILAGKLREAEIYLNKALNTDPKNRELSFEVKRDLERVHNLKNG, translated from the coding sequence ATGCACTTATCCGAATGCTATCGACTCTTGGGAGTACCCCGCAATGCGACCTTGGATGATATTAAGGTTGCCTATCGTCGTCTTGCTCGTAAGTATCACCCTGATGTCAACCAAAATGATCCAACAGCCACGGATAAGTTTCGTCTGGTGCAGGAAGCTTACAAAATGCTCAAAGATTCTGATAAGGAAGACTTGACTAAGGAATTGTTTGCCAAAAAAGCCGCGACCAATACTTCTCCATCTCAGTCTGCCCCCCCTCCGCCAAAAGCAACTCCCCCCATCAAACCACAGCCTCATCCCAAAATCAAAATTGAGGTAAAGCAAGTCAATAATCAAGTCGATCCTATTAATAGCGATCCAGAGCTAAAGCTCAAGTTGGATATGTTGCGGCGCGTGCAAGATCTACTAAAGCAGAAAAAATACGTGGTGGCGATCGCTGTTGTGGAGGGCATGAGTGAGAGATTTCCTAATTCACCAGAGGTAATCCATTGGAAAGCGGTAACTTATCATCGATGGAGTAGTGAATTGATTTTGGCAGGCAAGCTACGCGAAGCCGAAATCTATCTCAATAAAGCATTAAACACTGATCCGAAAAATCGCGAACTTAGTTTTGAAGTTAAGCGTGATTTGGAGAGAGTTCATAATCTTAAAAATGGATAA
- a CDS encoding DUF4258 domain-containing protein: MEDILQQVREAAEKQILFLPHALRQMSRLDRMITTQEVRETVMTGELIEDYSEDARGHSCLLFKSVETNRIIHVVCAPKPEYLAIITAYIPSSSQWTNNFRERL, translated from the coding sequence ATGGAAGACATTCTTCAACAAGTTAGAGAAGCGGCAGAAAAGCAAATATTATTTCTTCCACACGCTCTCCGTCAAATGTCTCGACTAGATCGAATGATTACTACTCAAGAAGTTAGAGAGACTGTCATGACAGGAGAATTGATAGAAGACTATTCCGAAGATGCGAGAGGTCATAGTTGCTTACTGTTCAAATCAGTAGAAACAAATCGAATAATTCATGTCGTTTGCGCTCCTAAGCCAGAATACCTTGCAATTATTACGGCTTACATACCCAGTAGCAGTCAATGGACAAACAATTTTAGAGAGAGGTTATAA
- the rseP gene encoding RIP metalloprotease RseP, which produces MSALPAIAVLAILILVHELGHFMAARVQGIHVNRFSIGFGPVLWKYQGKQTEYALRAIPLGGYVGFPDDDEESNIPADDPNLMKNRPIMDRAIVISAGVIANFVFAYLVLLVMTLSVGIGTVDQPGVRITKILDLNAPAAVSGLQAGDIVLSANGTKFDTSLTTLDRFQSLISKNANQSVDLQVMRDGKLLLVPILPDGESGKGRIGVRLDFTGKPHRRSVHSIGEAFDNATQSFERLVVMTVQGLKQLATNFQNTASQLSGPVAIVAMGSELVKSDAAALFDFTAIISINLAIINILPLPALDGGQLVFLLIEALRGGKPLPEELQNNVMQGGLVILLGLGVVMIFKDSFNLLQQSGLSPL; this is translated from the coding sequence ATGTCCGCATTGCCCGCCATTGCCGTTCTTGCGATTCTGATTTTGGTTCATGAACTCGGTCACTTTATGGCTGCTCGTGTACAGGGCATTCATGTCAATCGATTTTCGATTGGGTTTGGCCCCGTGTTGTGGAAATATCAAGGCAAACAAACAGAGTATGCACTGCGGGCAATTCCCCTTGGTGGTTATGTTGGCTTTCCTGATGATGATGAAGAGAGCAACATTCCTGCCGATGATCCCAACTTGATGAAAAATCGTCCGATCATGGATCGAGCGATCGTGATCAGTGCAGGCGTGATTGCCAATTTTGTCTTTGCTTACTTAGTTTTATTAGTAATGACTTTGAGTGTGGGTATCGGCACAGTCGATCAACCAGGGGTAAGAATTACGAAAATCCTTGATCTAAATGCACCTGCCGCCGTTTCAGGTTTGCAAGCTGGCGATATTGTCTTATCTGCAAATGGTACAAAGTTTGATACGAGCCTCACTACTCTTGATCGCTTTCAATCATTGATTTCTAAAAATGCCAATCAAAGTGTTGATTTACAAGTAATGCGTGATGGCAAGTTATTACTAGTACCAATCTTGCCCGATGGCGAATCAGGAAAAGGTCGCATCGGTGTGAGACTAGACTTCACTGGTAAGCCCCATCGCCGTTCCGTACATAGTATTGGTGAAGCTTTCGATAACGCTACTCAGAGTTTTGAGCGCTTAGTAGTGATGACTGTTCAAGGTTTAAAACAATTGGCGACAAATTTCCAAAATACGGCTTCACAACTATCGGGTCCCGTCGCGATCGTGGCGATGGGTTCAGAATTGGTTAAGTCAGATGCGGCGGCACTATTTGATTTCACCGCGATTATCAGTATTAACCTTGCGATCATTAACATCTTGCCTTTGCCAGCCCTTGATGGTGGTCAGTTGGTGTTTTTACTCATTGAAGCCTTGCGCGGTGGCAAGCCTTTACCTGAAGAATTACAAAATAATGTCATGCAAGGCGGATTAGTAATTCTGCTCGGCTTAGGTGTCGTGATGATCTTCAAAGACTCCTTTAACTTACTTCAACAAAGTGGGCTAAGTCCTCTGTAG
- a CDS encoding DUF1257 domain-containing protein, with translation MSHFSQVKTQIRSLEPLQKALTDLGINWKSGASPMRGHEGTTTSAEVVIEQANGYDVGFQWNGSEYALVADMQFWQQPWTVESFLRKVTQSYAIATVMGESTQQGFSLAEQQVREDGSVRLVLQRWNG, from the coding sequence ATGTCACATTTTAGCCAAGTAAAAACCCAAATCCGCAGTCTTGAACCTTTACAAAAGGCTCTCACTGATTTAGGAATCAACTGGAAGTCTGGGGCTTCCCCGATGCGCGGACATGAAGGCACGACCACATCAGCAGAAGTGGTAATTGAGCAAGCCAATGGTTACGATGTCGGCTTTCAGTGGAATGGCTCTGAGTATGCCCTAGTTGCTGATATGCAATTTTGGCAACAGCCTTGGACTGTTGAGAGCTTCTTGAGAAAGGTCACCCAAAGCTATGCGATCGCCACCGTCATGGGTGAATCAACTCAACAGGGCTTTAGCCTAGCGGAGCAACAAGTCCGCGAAGATGGCTCAGTACGTCTCGTTCTCCAACGTTGGAATGGATAA
- the cbiD gene encoding cobalt-precorrin-5B (C(1))-methyltransferase CbiD, with amino-acid sequence MKSGYTLPVFAIAAAKAAILAILKKNSSSIELNLLESGLGIIEISQSAIIDENIAIAIAISNPGDNLDLTAGTPVWAWVKLESLGAERIILEAGEGLGKTASGEPAIYRLARDLAEVNLIPLLPKNITARIRFILPEGRALAKRTSNAAFGILEGLSLLGTSAISKPLSVEDKLAEFRADLQAKAVNSHQIAFYIGANGYQVAQNLGFQPTQLVQTANWVGAMLVEAALLGVTELTLIGYHGKLLKLAGGIFNTSSHLADARIDILVRAAVHEQLPYALIREIESLPTAEAVHKLLVEHNCDRQIFQYLTEQITQRATAYIQKYTDHQIEIKTILCDRLGQLVV; translated from the coding sequence ATGAAATCTGGTTATACCTTACCTGTCTTTGCGATCGCTGCTGCTAAAGCCGCAATACTTGCCATACTCAAAAAAAACTCATCTTCTATCGAACTTAATCTATTGGAATCTGGTTTAGGGATCATAGAAATTTCTCAAAGTGCAATTATTGATGAGAATATAGCCATTGCGATCGCCATTAGCAACCCAGGGGATAATCTTGACCTGACCGCAGGAACGCCTGTATGGGCTTGGGTGAAGTTAGAATCTTTAGGTGCAGAACGCATAATTTTAGAAGCGGGAGAGGGTTTGGGAAAAACCGCTAGTGGAGAGCCAGCGATCTATCGATTAGCGCGAGATTTGGCAGAGGTGAATCTCATTCCATTACTGCCAAAAAATATAACGGCGAGAATTAGATTTATTTTGCCTGAAGGTAGAGCATTAGCTAAACGTACTTCCAATGCTGCTTTTGGTATTTTAGAAGGTTTATCATTACTGGGAACTTCTGCAATATCGAAGCCACTCTCAGTAGAAGATAAACTTGCAGAATTTCGTGCCGATTTACAGGCTAAAGCCGTCAATTCTCATCAGATAGCTTTTTATATCGGTGCAAATGGCTATCAAGTTGCTCAAAATTTAGGATTTCAACCGACCCAATTAGTGCAGACAGCCAATTGGGTCGGTGCAATGTTAGTGGAAGCGGCTCTTTTAGGGGTAACTGAGCTTACTCTCATTGGCTATCATGGCAAATTATTAAAACTGGCTGGTGGAATTTTTAATACTTCTAGTCACTTAGCTGATGCCAGAATTGATATTTTAGTTCGCGCCGCCGTGCATGAGCAGTTACCATATGCCCTAATTCGTGAAATAGAAAGTCTACCCACTGCCGAAGCTGTCCATAAATTATTAGTTGAGCATAACTGCGATCGCCAAATATTCCAATATCTCACTGAGCAAATTACGCAACGCGCCACAGCCTATATCCAGAAATATACGGATCACCAGATTGAGATCAAAACAATATTGTGCGATCGCTTAGGGCAGTTAGTTGTTTAA
- a CDS encoding YgiT-type zinc finger protein, with amino-acid sequence MECIYCKGHMEKKTAPFSIQKNGYYLHWDAIPAFVCDQCGEVYFAEHEVDVIQSAISELDRKNAEFYTPEKETA; translated from the coding sequence ATGGAATGTATTTACTGCAAAGGTCACATGGAGAAAAAGACCGCACCATTTAGCATCCAGAAAAATGGTTACTACTTACATTGGGATGCAATTCCTGCCTTTGTTTGCGATCAGTGCGGCGAAGTCTATTTTGCTGAACATGAAGTTGATGTAATTCAATCAGCAATTTCAGAATTAGATCGCAAAAATGCTGAATTTTATACACCTGAAAAGGAAACTGCGTAA
- a CDS encoding endonuclease domain-containing protein encodes MTLKTSNLHLPYNPDLTTRAKELRQNMTPAERKLWHKYLKNFRFRVLRQRPIDHFIVDFYCPSLKLVIEVDGESHYTDEGTAYDQERTQRLEGYEIKVIRFTNRQVLEDFERVCEEIERMIPPSPP; translated from the coding sequence ATGACACTTAAAACCAGCAACCTCCATCTCCCCTATAACCCTGATCTCACCACCAGAGCCAAAGAACTGCGTCAAAACATGACACCCGCAGAAAGAAAACTTTGGCACAAATATTTAAAAAACTTCCGATTTAGAGTTCTGCGACAAAGACCTATTGACCATTTCATCGTTGACTTCTACTGTCCTAGCCTCAAACTAGTTATTGAAGTTGACGGAGAAAGCCACTATACCGATGAGGGGACAGCCTATGATCAAGAAAGAACACAACGATTAGAAGGCTACGAGATTAAGGTTATTCGGTTTACTAATCGACAGGTGTTAGAAGACTTTGAGAGGGTGTGTGAAGAGATAGAGAGGATGATCCCCCCCAGCCCCCCTTGA
- a CDS encoding DUF2997 domain-containing protein: METLEFIIYPDGRVEERVTGIVGSSCAEVTAAIEAKLGIVALRELTSENFAQQQFTSQSATQLDRVSDMDASSFSQWQ; the protein is encoded by the coding sequence ATGGAAACTCTGGAATTCATTATTTACCCAGATGGACGAGTCGAAGAGCGCGTCACAGGCATTGTCGGTTCTAGTTGTGCTGAGGTGACGGCCGCGATCGAAGCAAAGCTCGGTATTGTGGCTCTTCGAGAGTTAACATCCGAAAACTTTGCTCAACAGCAATTCACATCTCAGTCGGCTACGCAACTCGATCGCGTGTCAGATATGGACGCTTCTAGCTTTAGCCAATGGCAATAA
- a CDS encoding DoxX family protein, which yields MNNTTRIAAAISRLVLSSDSAPISLTQGALLLLRVVLGTVMVHHGFDKLDDISDFAESYVAAIGIPFPIFFAYCAAITEVVASPLLALGFLTRPAALGLFATMLVANYHHILTSGFFIPSLELSLLYAASFAFFAIYGGGKYAIDTLIAKALDKFLSVPAGVDAIAESVKVTINK from the coding sequence ATGAACAATACTACTCGCATTGCTGCTGCTATCTCTCGCCTAGTTTTGAGTTCAGACTCTGCACCTATATCACTGACACAAGGAGCATTGTTACTCCTGAGAGTTGTTTTAGGTACAGTTATGGTGCATCACGGGTTCGATAAGCTTGATGATATATCTGATTTTGCAGAGTCCTATGTGGCGGCTATTGGCATCCCATTTCCTATCTTTTTTGCCTACTGTGCGGCAATTACAGAAGTAGTTGCTTCTCCACTACTAGCCCTAGGCTTTTTAACTAGACCAGCCGCCTTAGGACTATTTGCAACCATGTTGGTAGCCAACTATCATCATATTTTGACGAGTGGATTCTTTATTCCGTCGCTGGAGCTGTCATTACTTTACGCTGCATCCTTTGCATTTTTTGCCATTTATGGCGGCGGCAAATATGCGATCGATACGTTGATTGCTAAAGCCTTAGATAAATTTTTGTCAGTTCCTGCTGGGGTTGACGCGATCGCTGAATCCGTAAAAGTGACTATTAACAAGTAG
- the cobM gene encoding precorrin-4 C(11)-methyltransferase, producing the protein MQPVYIVGAGPGDPELITVKGRNLLTKADVVVYANSLIPDSMLQCCRTDAEIIPTASKSLEEILEIMIDRVRSQKLVVRLHDGDPSLYGAIQEQMIALSEAEIPFEIIPGVSAFQLAAARLQVELTIPELVQTIILTRISGRTQVPKREELSSLASHQASLCLYLSAHHVENAQAKLMEHYPEDTTVAICYRLGWEDEKILTVPLATMASVTQKENLTRTTLFVISPALNHVNKSEKGRSQLYCSHYKRLFR; encoded by the coding sequence ATGCAACCAGTTTATATTGTCGGTGCGGGGCCAGGAGATCCTGAGCTAATTACAGTTAAGGGACGAAATCTACTTACCAAAGCCGATGTGGTCGTTTATGCCAATTCCCTTATTCCAGACTCAATGCTGCAATGTTGTCGCACCGATGCGGAAATTATTCCAACCGCAAGCAAATCCCTAGAAGAGATTTTGGAAATTATGATCGATAGGGTGCGATCGCAAAAATTAGTAGTCCGTTTGCATGATGGCGATCCTAGTTTGTACGGTGCGATTCAGGAGCAAATGATCGCCCTTAGTGAAGCGGAAATTCCCTTTGAAATCATTCCAGGGGTGAGTGCATTTCAATTAGCGGCGGCTCGTTTGCAAGTAGAATTAACTATTCCTGAATTGGTACAGACGATCATTCTCACGCGCATCAGTGGACGGACTCAAGTTCCTAAACGCGAAGAATTATCAAGTCTTGCATCGCACCAAGCCTCTCTATGTCTCTACCTCAGCGCTCACCATGTGGAGAATGCTCAAGCAAAATTAATGGAGCATTATCCAGAGGATACAACAGTAGCTATTTGTTATCGCTTAGGTTGGGAAGATGAAAAGATTTTGACGGTTCCTCTTGCAACCATGGCTTCGGTTACTCAAAAAGAGAATTTAACTAGAACAACTCTTTTTGTGATTAGTCCTGCTTTAAACCATGTAAATAAGAGCGAGAAAGGGCGATCGCAGTTATACTGTTCCCACTATAAGCGACTTTTTCGTTAA
- a CDS encoding ferredoxin yields MDNSPVETAITTSSEPEIGDRSGFEPELGGELRQNAVFVDETVCIGCGHCAHTASSTFFLEEDYGRARVIAQDGDEEDLVQEAIDTCPVDCIAWVNYNDLNKLEEARKHQIIQNLGIIGDGASLRRAINTQN; encoded by the coding sequence ATGGATAATTCGCCTGTAGAAACAGCGATAACAACTAGTTCAGAGCCAGAGATAGGCGATCGCTCTGGCTTTGAACCTGAGCTTGGCGGAGAACTGCGGCAAAATGCTGTATTTGTTGATGAAACAGTTTGTATTGGTTGTGGTCACTGCGCCCATACTGCTAGTAGCACCTTCTTTTTAGAAGAAGACTATGGACGCGCTAGGGTAATTGCTCAAGATGGCGATGAGGAAGACTTAGTACAAGAGGCGATCGATACTTGCCCAGTTGACTGCATCGCTTGGGTTAATTACAACGACCTCAATAAACTTGAAGAAGCCAGAAAACATCAAATTATTCAAAATTTAGGAATTATTGGCGATGGCGCATCTTTACGCCGAGCCATCAATACACAAAACTAA
- a CDS encoding RNA recognition motif domain-containing protein yields the protein MSIYVGNLSYEVTEDDLKAVFAEYGKITRVHLPIDRESGRPRGFAFVEMTDEKEEDAAIEALDEAEWMGRALKVNKAKPRESSDSFGGGRGGFKGGGGRPSGGGGGRRY from the coding sequence ATGTCTATTTATGTTGGTAATCTCTCTTACGAGGTTACAGAAGATGATTTGAAAGCCGTATTTGCAGAATATGGCAAAATCACCCGCGTTCATCTACCGATTGATCGTGAGTCTGGTCGTCCACGCGGTTTCGCTTTTGTGGAAATGACCGATGAAAAGGAAGAAGATGCAGCGATCGAAGCACTAGACGAAGCTGAATGGATGGGTCGTGCGCTCAAGGTGAATAAAGCTAAGCCTCGCGAAAGCTCTGATTCCTTTGGCGGTGGCAGAGGTGGTTTCAAGGGCGGCGGTGGTCGTCCTTCTGGCGGTGGCGGCGGTCGTCGTTACTAA